The stretch of DNA TACGTCCCCTAGCGTTCGCCGCTCGATATGGATACGGACGTCACTGGCGTTGGTCCGCCCAACCAGGTCATACTGTTGGTCATCGATGATCAAGGTATGGTTTGCGATCCGTCCTGGCGACACCGAGAGCGTTTCGATCGTCGTGATTGGCTCCGCGGGATCGTACACGAACGTCCCGTTGACGTTCGTCACGTTGACCCGCGCCGGCAACCCCCAGCCGTAAGATTCGAACTCCATCCGCGTGTTCACGAGAGTTTGCCCCTCGACGCGGTACTCGTCGTACACGCGGGTCTTCTCGACGCTGTGCATATACTCCAGACCGACAGTGCTTCCGTCGTCGACGGGCTGGGTGATGTAGCGTTCGCCCGTATCGAGGTCCTCGACGACGAGCACCTGCCCCGTCGGGGCTGCCACAGCCACGCCCGCGAGCACGACCACTATCACGACCGCGACGGCCGCGAGCAGGAGAATAGCCCGTTTCCGCGTGATCTTCGTTCGGTTCACCGATTGGAAATACGTACGAGCGTGCTTTTGACAGCTACGGTACGGGCGGACTCACGAGGGGCTGTTGCCCGACGGAATTACGCGTCGAAGTACGCCGCTGCGCCCTCGTGAAGCTCGATCGACATCCCGTCCTGCGCGCTGTCGACGGTGATGAAGTCCGTCTTGATCGAGAGTTCGTCGAGGTTGTCGAAGATGGCTGCGGTGACCGTCTCGACGGTGTCGGCCGGAACGCCGGCGTTCGTGGCGATCATCGCCTGGACGGCGACCGTCTCGATGGCCTGGTCGACGCCGGTGTAGGTCCCCGCGGGGATGGTGTCGTCGGCGAACCAGGATGCGGCGTCCTTGACGGCTTCGCGGTTGTCGCCGGAGATCGGGACGATGCGGACGTCGTTCGTGTTCGCGAGGTCCTCGATGGCACCGACAGGCCACCCGCCGACGACGAAGGCGGCGTCGATGTCGCCGTTCGCGAGCTGTTCGGACGCCTGCGAGAAGCCGGCGTTCTGCTCGTTGTAGTCGCTGATTCCGACGGCTTCGAGGATCTGGTTCGCGTTGACCTGCGTCCCGGAGCCGAGGTCGCCGGTGTTGATCGTCGCGCCGCTGAGGTCGCTCAGCGTCTCGATTCCGGTCCCTTCGAGCGTGACGACCGTGATCGTCTCGGGGTACAGCGTCGCGACGCCCTGGAGGTTATCGATCGCGTTGCCCTCGAACGTCTCGATGCCCGTGCCGTTCTTCGCGAAGTACGCGATGTCGTTCTGAATCAGGGCGAAGTCGGCGGACCCGTCCGCCAGGCTCCCGACGTTCTCGACGCTCGCACCCGTCGACTGGACGTTCAGCGAGAAGTCCGTGTTCGCCTCGACGATGGTCTTGAACTCGTTCGACAGCGGGTAGTAGGTACCGCCCGTACCGCCCGCGTGCCAGCTCAGACGGGTCTCCGCG from Halobellus litoreus encodes:
- a CDS encoding DUF1850 domain-containing protein, which gives rise to MVVLAGVAVAAPTGQVLVVEDLDTGERYITQPVDDGSTVGLEYMHSVEKTRVYDEYRVEGQTLVNTRMEFESYGWGLPARVNVTNVNGTFVYDPAEPITTIETLSVSPGRIANHTLIIDDQQYDLVGRTNASDVRIHIERRTLGDVFL
- a CDS encoding TAXI family TRAP transporter solute-binding subunit — encoded protein: MSSEKSRRRFLEAAGLAGVAALAGCSGNGGGDSGGDGSGDSGDGGDGGEDTATETEMNGDGGDAETRLSWHAGGTGGTYYPLSNEFKTIVEANTDFSLNVQSTGASVENVGSLADGSADFALIQNDIAYFAKNGTGIETFEGNAIDNLQGVATLYPETITVVTLEGTGIETLSDLSGATINTGDLGSGTQVNANQILEAVGISDYNEQNAGFSQASEQLANGDIDAAFVVGGWPVGAIEDLANTNDVRIVPISGDNREAVKDAASWFADDTIPAGTYTGVDQAIETVAVQAMIATNAGVPADTVETVTAAIFDNLDELSIKTDFITVDSAQDGMSIELHEGAAAYFDA